The Collimonas sp. PA-H2 genome includes a window with the following:
- a CDS encoding NADH-quinone oxidoreductase subunit C, whose protein sequence is MTTKLETLEAAVRNALGDDLQSLTVAFGEITIIVKAANYLSAMRVLRDHADTRFEELIDLCGVDYSTYGDGAWDGARFAAVSHLLSIEHNWRLRVRVFAPDDEMPVLASLTDIWASANWYEREAFDFFGILFEGHNDLRRILTDYGFIGHPFRKDFPVSGYVEMRYDAEQKRVIYQPVTIDPREITPRVIREEHYGIK, encoded by the coding sequence ATGACGACCAAACTGGAAACCCTGGAAGCCGCCGTGCGCAATGCGCTTGGCGACGACCTGCAAAGTCTGACCGTGGCCTTCGGCGAGATCACCATCATCGTCAAGGCTGCCAACTACCTGTCGGCGATGCGCGTCCTGCGCGATCACGCCGATACCCGTTTTGAAGAGCTGATCGACCTTTGCGGCGTCGATTATTCGACCTACGGCGACGGCGCCTGGGATGGCGCGCGTTTTGCCGCGGTATCCCATCTGCTGTCGATCGAGCACAACTGGCGCCTGCGGGTGCGCGTGTTCGCGCCGGACGACGAGATGCCGGTGCTGGCCTCGCTGACCGATATCTGGGCTTCGGCCAACTGGTACGAGCGCGAAGCATTCGACTTCTTCGGCATCCTGTTCGAAGGCCACAACGACTTGCGCCGCATCCTGACCGACTATGGCTTCATCGGCCATCCGTTCCGCAAGGACTTCCCGGTGTCGGGCTATGTCGAGATGCGCTACGATGCCGAACAGAAGCGCGTAATTTATCAACCCGTAACGATCGATCCGCGCGAAATCACGCCGCGGGTGATTCGTGAAGAACACTACGGGATCAAATAA
- a CDS encoding threo-3-hydroxy-L-aspartate ammonia-lyase codes for MAATELAVTYQDIAAAAKRLEGVAYKTPVLTSSQADSHADASIFFKCENFQRVGAFKFRGAYNAISCLSEEQKQQGVVAFSSGNHAQGMALAARMLGVHATIVMPSNAPAMKLAATREYGAEIILYDREREDREVIAARLSAERGCAVIPAYDHRDVIAGQGTAAKELFDAVGPLDYLFVCTGGGGLLSGCAIAAAHLSPDCVVYGVEPEAGNDAQQSLRSGNIVHIPVPDTIADGAQTQHIGKLVLPILQAYVKDILTVSDDQLRTQMRFFAERMKIVVEPAGCLAAAAVMHKAIEFSGAKVGVIVSGGNVDMTLFSQSVAAAKAFS; via the coding sequence ATGGCTGCTACCGAACTCGCTGTAACTTACCAGGATATCGCCGCTGCGGCCAAGCGCCTTGAAGGGGTCGCCTACAAGACGCCAGTGCTGACATCAAGCCAGGCCGACAGTCATGCGGACGCCAGCATCTTCTTCAAGTGCGAAAATTTCCAGCGCGTCGGCGCCTTCAAGTTCCGCGGCGCCTATAACGCCATCAGCTGCCTGAGCGAAGAGCAGAAGCAGCAGGGCGTGGTGGCTTTTTCGTCCGGCAATCATGCGCAGGGGATGGCGCTGGCGGCGCGCATGCTCGGCGTGCATGCAACCATCGTCATGCCGAGCAATGCGCCGGCGATGAAGCTGGCGGCAACCCGCGAATACGGCGCCGAAATCATCTTGTACGACCGCGAGCGCGAAGACCGCGAAGTGATCGCCGCGCGCCTGTCGGCGGAGCGCGGCTGCGCTGTGATTCCGGCCTATGATCATCGCGACGTGATCGCCGGGCAGGGCACGGCCGCGAAAGAATTGTTCGATGCCGTCGGGCCGCTCGATTACCTGTTCGTATGCACCGGCGGCGGCGGTTTGCTGTCCGGCTGCGCCATAGCGGCGGCGCACTTGTCGCCGGACTGCGTCGTGTATGGGGTTGAGCCGGAAGCGGGTAATGATGCTCAGCAATCTTTGCGAAGTGGCAATATCGTGCACATCCCGGTGCCCGATACCATCGCCGATGGTGCTCAGACGCAACACATTGGCAAGCTGGTCTTGCCGATTCTGCAAGCCTATGTCAAGGATATCCTTACCGTCAGCGACGACCAGTTGCGCACCCAGATGCGTTTCTTTGCTGAACGCATGAAGATCGTGGTCGAGCCGGCAGGATGCCTGGCTGCCGCGGCCGTGATGCACAAGGCAATCGAATTCTCCGGGGCAAAAGTAGGGGTGATCGTGAGCGGCGGCAATGTCGATATGACGCTTTTCTCGCAATCTGTTGCTGCTGCGAAAGCATTTTCCTGA
- the nuoF gene encoding NADH-quinone oxidoreductase subunit NuoF, translated as MTSLHNRHINPLILADLDGNNWHYADYVKRGGYTALKRILSEKITPEQVIAELKAGSLRGRGGAGFPTGLKWSFMPRQFPGQKYLVCNTDEGEPGTFKDRDIIRYNPHSLIEGMAIGAYAMGITVGYNYIHGEIWSGYERFEEALEEARAAGALGDKIFGSEFNFQLHAFHGYGAYICGEETALLESLEGKKGQPRFKPPFPASFGLYGKPTTINNTETFAAVPFLLNMGGEAYAALGKPNNGGTKIFSISGDVEKPGNYEVPLGTPFAKLMELAGGMRGGKKIKAVIPGGSSAPVIRGEVMMDTDLDYDSIAKAGSMLGSGAVIVMDETRCMVKSLLRLSYFYFEESCGQCTPCREGTGWLYRLVHRIETGHGRPEDMDLLDTVAGNIMGRTICALGDAAAMPVRGFLKNYREEFEYHIEHKHCLVPAYV; from the coding sequence ATGACCAGTCTGCACAATCGTCACATCAACCCGCTGATCCTGGCTGACCTGGACGGCAACAACTGGCACTACGCCGATTACGTCAAGCGCGGCGGCTATACCGCCCTCAAGCGCATCCTGTCTGAAAAAATCACGCCGGAACAAGTCATCGCCGAACTCAAGGCCGGTTCGCTGCGCGGCCGCGGCGGCGCGGGTTTCCCGACCGGCCTGAAGTGGAGCTTCATGCCGCGCCAGTTCCCAGGCCAGAAATACCTGGTCTGCAACACCGACGAAGGCGAGCCGGGCACGTTCAAAGACCGCGACATCATTCGCTACAACCCGCATTCGCTGATCGAAGGCATGGCCATCGGCGCTTACGCCATGGGCATCACGGTCGGCTACAACTACATCCACGGCGAAATCTGGTCCGGCTACGAGCGCTTTGAAGAAGCGCTGGAAGAGGCGCGCGCCGCCGGCGCCCTGGGCGACAAGATCTTCGGCAGCGAATTCAATTTCCAGCTGCACGCATTCCACGGCTACGGCGCCTATATCTGCGGCGAAGAAACCGCCTTGCTGGAATCGCTGGAAGGCAAGAAGGGACAGCCGCGCTTCAAGCCGCCTTTCCCTGCCAGCTTCGGCCTGTACGGCAAGCCGACCACCATCAACAACACCGAGACTTTCGCTGCGGTGCCGTTCCTGCTGAACATGGGCGGCGAAGCCTATGCTGCGCTGGGCAAGCCGAACAACGGCGGCACCAAGATCTTCTCGATCTCGGGCGACGTTGAAAAGCCGGGCAATTACGAAGTGCCGCTCGGCACGCCGTTCGCCAAGCTGATGGAACTGGCCGGCGGCATGCGCGGCGGCAAGAAGATCAAGGCTGTGATTCCTGGCGGCTCCTCCGCTCCGGTGATTCGCGGCGAGGTCATGATGGACACAGATCTCGATTACGATTCGATCGCCAAGGCCGGCTCGATGCTGGGTTCGGGCGCCGTGATCGTGATGGATGAAACGCGCTGCATGGTGAAATCGCTGCTGCGCCTGTCTTACTTCTACTTTGAAGAATCCTGCGGCCAGTGCACGCCATGCCGCGAAGGCACCGGCTGGCTGTACCGCCTGGTGCATCGCATCGAAACCGGCCACGGCCGCCCGGAAGACATGGATCTGCTGGATACGGTAGCCGGCAACATCATGGGCCGCACCATCTGCGCGCTCGGCGATGCGGCAGCAATGCCGGTGCGCGGTTTCCTCAAGAATTATCGCGAAGAATTTGAATATCACATCGAGCATAAGCATTGCTTGGTGCCGGCGTATGTTTAA
- the nuoH gene encoding NADH-quinone oxidoreductase subunit NuoH — protein MDHFITAINATGADLLGGLWPLVWNLIKIIVVLVPLLLCVAYMTYWERKLIGWMHIRIGPNRVGPAGLLQPIADAVKLLLKEVTVPTRANKILFFIAPIMTIMPALAAWAVVPFGPETVLANVNAGLLFVMAITSMEVYGVIIAGWASNSKYAFLGAMRASAQMVSYEISMGFALVIVLMVSGSLNLIDIVNAQSKGYFFDHGVGFLSWNWLSLLPVFLIYFISGIAETNRHPFDVVEGESEIVAGHMIEYSGMSFAMFFLAEYANMILVSILTALLFMGGWASPLALLDWIPGWIWLGAKTFFMLSVFIWVRASFPRYRYDQIMRLGWKVFIPLILVYLVIVAAWIQSPWNIWK, from the coding sequence ATGGATCATTTCATCACCGCCATCAACGCCACCGGCGCCGACTTGCTCGGCGGCCTCTGGCCCCTGGTCTGGAACCTGATCAAGATCATCGTCGTGCTGGTGCCGCTGCTGCTGTGCGTGGCCTACATGACTTACTGGGAACGCAAGCTGATCGGCTGGATGCATATCCGCATCGGTCCTAACCGGGTTGGTCCGGCCGGCTTGCTGCAACCGATCGCCGACGCCGTCAAGCTGCTACTGAAGGAAGTAACAGTACCGACGCGCGCCAACAAGATCTTGTTCTTCATCGCACCGATCATGACTATCATGCCGGCACTGGCGGCCTGGGCGGTGGTGCCGTTCGGTCCGGAAACCGTGCTGGCCAACGTCAACGCCGGCCTGCTGTTCGTGATGGCCATCACATCGATGGAAGTCTACGGCGTGATCATCGCCGGCTGGGCTTCCAACTCCAAGTACGCTTTCCTCGGCGCGATGCGTGCCTCGGCGCAGATGGTGTCCTACGAAATCTCGATGGGCTTCGCCCTCGTGATCGTGCTGATGGTGTCGGGCAGCCTGAACCTGATCGATATCGTCAACGCGCAGAGCAAGGGCTATTTCTTCGATCATGGCGTCGGCTTCCTGTCCTGGAACTGGCTGTCGCTGCTGCCTGTGTTCCTGATCTATTTCATCTCCGGCATCGCCGAAACCAACCGTCACCCGTTTGACGTGGTGGAAGGCGAATCGGAAATCGTGGCCGGCCACATGATCGAGTACTCGGGCATGTCGTTCGCAATGTTCTTCCTGGCTGAGTACGCCAACATGATCCTGGTGTCGATCCTGACGGCGCTGCTGTTCATGGGCGGCTGGGCTTCGCCGCTGGCGCTGCTGGATTGGATCCCGGGCTGGATCTGGCTCGGTGCGAAGACCTTCTTCATGCTGTCGGTGTTCATCTGGGTGCGTGCCTCGTTCCCGCGTTATCGCTATGACCAGATCATGCGCCTGGGCTGGAAAGTATTCATCCCCCTGATTCTCGTGTATCTGGTGATCGTCGCAGCCTGGATTCAAAGTCCATGGAATATCTGGAAGTAA
- the nuoG gene encoding NADH-quinone oxidoreductase subunit NuoG, translating to MVEIEIDGKKVEVQEGSMVMDAANKIGTYIPHFCYHKKLSIAANCRMCLVEVEKAPKALPACATPVTAGMIVRTASDKATTAQKSVMEFLLINHPLDCPICDQGGECQLQDLAVGYGKSSSRYEEEKRVVAPKDAGPLISMQEMSRCIQCTRCVRFGQEIAGVMEFGMVGRGEHSEITTFVGKTVNSELSGNMIDLCPVGALTSKPFRYSARTWELSRRKSVSPHDGLGANLVVQVKSGKVMRVLPLENNDVNECWLSDKDRFAYEGLNSAERLTKPMLKQDGKWQEVEWQTALEYVAHGLRNIRHEHGADAIAAVGTPYSTLEELSLLQKVVRGLGSENIDFRLRQSDFALDGKVTPWLGMSINEFAQLNRAFIIGSFLRKDHPLLSARMRLSVKRGAKLSILHATDDDLLMPVANKIIAAPSAWLAALGEVAVAVAQAKSVAAPAGFEHVEPSAAAKQTAASLLSGDAKAVLLGNAAAQHPQASQLHAVAQWIAQQTDAKFGYLTEAGNTVGGYWANALPAAGKGRNAQQIFAQPHKAYVLLNAEPELDSFDPQVAVAALKQAEMVVTLSAYKHGADYADVLLPIAPFTETSGTFVNCEGRAQSFNGTVRPAGDARPAWKVLRVLGNLLGLAGFDYDTSEAIRDEVLGTGEVAAAKQAAGLNNISDLQPQAVAQVADGALERIADVPIYFGDAVVRRAASLQETADGQAPQAWLPAALAAKLGIAGGDRVTVKQGQGSASLLAAIDASLPENVVRVAASHASTAALGAMFGSIVVEKA from the coding sequence ATGGTTGAAATCGAAATAGACGGCAAGAAAGTGGAAGTCCAAGAGGGCAGCATGGTAATGGATGCTGCCAACAAGATTGGCACCTACATTCCTCATTTCTGCTATCACAAAAAACTCTCCATCGCGGCCAACTGCCGCATGTGTCTGGTCGAGGTGGAAAAAGCGCCCAAGGCCCTGCCGGCCTGCGCCACGCCGGTGACCGCCGGCATGATCGTGCGCACCGCCAGCGACAAGGCCACTACCGCGCAAAAGAGCGTGATGGAATTCCTGCTGATCAACCACCCGCTGGATTGCCCGATCTGCGACCAGGGCGGCGAGTGTCAGCTGCAGGATCTGGCGGTCGGCTACGGCAAATCGTCGTCCCGCTACGAAGAAGAGAAGCGTGTAGTGGCGCCGAAAGACGCCGGTCCGCTGATCTCCATGCAGGAAATGAGTCGTTGCATCCAGTGCACCCGTTGCGTCCGCTTTGGCCAGGAAATTGCCGGCGTGATGGAATTCGGCATGGTCGGCCGCGGCGAGCATTCCGAAATCACTACTTTCGTCGGCAAGACTGTCAATTCCGAACTGTCCGGCAACATGATCGACCTGTGTCCGGTCGGCGCGCTGACATCGAAACCGTTCCGCTACAGCGCCCGTACCTGGGAATTGTCGCGCCGCAAATCGGTCAGCCCGCATGACGGCCTGGGCGCCAATCTGGTGGTGCAAGTCAAGTCCGGCAAGGTGATGCGCGTGCTGCCGCTGGAAAACAACGACGTCAACGAATGCTGGCTGTCGGACAAGGACCGCTTCGCCTATGAAGGCTTGAACAGCGCCGAGCGTCTGACCAAGCCGATGCTGAAGCAAGACGGCAAGTGGCAGGAAGTCGAATGGCAAACCGCGCTGGAATATGTCGCGCACGGTTTACGCAACATCCGCCACGAACACGGCGCCGATGCAATCGCCGCTGTCGGCACGCCGTATTCGACCCTGGAAGAACTGTCGCTGCTGCAAAAAGTGGTGCGCGGCCTGGGTTCCGAAAACATCGATTTCCGCCTGCGCCAATCCGATTTCGCGCTGGACGGCAAGGTCACGCCATGGCTGGGCATGTCGATCAATGAATTCGCACAGCTGAACCGTGCCTTCATCATCGGCTCCTTCCTGCGCAAGGATCATCCTTTGCTGTCGGCCCGCATGCGCCTGAGCGTCAAGCGCGGCGCCAAGCTGAGTATCCTGCATGCCACCGACGACGACCTGCTGATGCCGGTCGCCAACAAGATCATCGCCGCACCGTCAGCCTGGCTGGCGGCGCTGGGCGAAGTAGCGGTCGCCGTGGCGCAAGCCAAGAGCGTGGCGGCGCCGGCCGGCTTCGAGCATGTCGAGCCATCGGCGGCAGCCAAGCAGACCGCGGCCAGCCTGTTGTCGGGCGACGCCAAGGCAGTATTGCTAGGCAACGCAGCGGCGCAGCATCCGCAAGCGTCGCAATTGCACGCTGTAGCGCAATGGATCGCGCAGCAGACCGACGCCAAGTTCGGTTACCTGACAGAAGCCGGCAACACCGTCGGCGGTTACTGGGCAAATGCCTTGCCTGCTGCCGGCAAGGGCCGCAACGCACAACAGATTTTCGCGCAACCGCACAAAGCTTATGTGCTGCTGAACGCTGAACCGGAACTGGACAGCTTCGATCCGCAAGTCGCGGTTGCGGCGCTGAAGCAAGCCGAGATGGTGGTCACACTGTCCGCTTACAAGCATGGCGCCGATTACGCCGACGTACTGCTGCCGATCGCACCGTTCACCGAAACTTCCGGCACCTTCGTCAACTGCGAAGGCCGCGCCCAAAGCTTCAACGGCACCGTGCGTCCTGCCGGCGATGCCCGTCCTGCCTGGAAGGTATTGCGCGTGCTGGGTAACCTGCTGGGCCTGGCTGGTTTCGACTATGACACTTCGGAAGCGATCCGCGACGAAGTGCTGGGCACCGGCGAAGTCGCCGCGGCCAAGCAGGCAGCCGGCCTGAATAATATCAGCGACCTGCAGCCGCAAGCTGTAGCGCAAGTCGCCGACGGCGCGCTGGAACGGATTGCCGACGTGCCTATCTATTTTGGCGACGCCGTAGTCCGGCGTGCGGCATCGCTGCAGGAAACCGCGGACGGCCAGGCGCCGCAAGCATGGTTGCCAGCAGCGCTGGCGGCTAAACTAGGCATCGCCGGTGGCGACCGCGTGACTGTCAAGCAAGGGCAGGGTAGTGCTTCGCTGCTGGCAGCGATTGACGCATCCTTGCCGGAAAATGTGGTGCGGGTAGCCGCTTCGCATGCCTCGACCGCAGCCTTGGGCGCGATGTTTGGTTCTATCGTAGTGGAGAAAGCATGA
- the secG gene encoding preprotein translocase subunit SecG yields MNTVFNIIVIVQVLSALTIIGLVLLQHGKGADMGAAFGSGASGSLFGATGSSNFLSKSTGAAAALFFIATLALVYLGNHRSVATGGLMDNLPAATAPAAASAPAAIPATSAPAAAVPAASGSASAAASVPAPATGSAQSNQIPK; encoded by the coding sequence ATGAACACAGTATTCAATATCATTGTCATCGTTCAGGTGTTGTCGGCGTTGACGATTATCGGCCTGGTGCTGCTGCAGCATGGCAAGGGCGCCGATATGGGCGCCGCTTTCGGCTCCGGCGCTTCCGGCAGCCTGTTCGGCGCTACTGGTTCTTCGAATTTCCTGTCGAAGTCGACCGGCGCCGCGGCAGCGCTGTTCTTCATCGCCACCCTGGCCCTGGTGTATCTCGGTAATCACCGTTCGGTCGCTACCGGCGGCCTGATGGACAATCTGCCGGCAGCTACCGCGCCGGCGGCGGCATCTGCTCCGGCGGCGATTCCTGCAACTTCGGCTCCTGCAGCAGCAGTTCCGGCTGCTTCCGGCTCGGCCAGCGCGGCTGCTTCGGTGCCTGCGCCGGCGACCGGCAGCGCCCAGTCCAATCAGATTCCGAAGTAA
- a CDS encoding NADH-quinone oxidoreductase subunit B family protein, with translation MSIEGVLNEGFVTTTADKLINWTRTGSLWPMTFGLACCAVEMMHAGASRYDMDRFGVIFRPSPRQSDVMIVAGTLCNKMAPALRKVYDQMPEPRWVISMGSCANGGGYYHYSYSVVRGCDRIVPVDIYVPGCPPTAEALLYGIIQLQNKIRRTNTIAR, from the coding sequence ATGTCTATTGAAGGCGTATTGAACGAAGGCTTTGTCACCACTACTGCTGACAAGCTGATCAACTGGACCCGTACCGGCTCGCTGTGGCCGATGACCTTCGGTCTGGCCTGCTGTGCCGTCGAGATGATGCATGCCGGCGCCTCGCGCTACGACATGGACCGTTTTGGTGTAATCTTCCGTCCGTCGCCGCGTCAGTCCGATGTCATGATCGTGGCCGGCACGCTGTGCAACAAGATGGCGCCGGCCTTGCGCAAGGTGTACGACCAGATGCCGGAACCGCGCTGGGTGATTTCGATGGGTTCCTGCGCCAATGGCGGCGGCTACTATCACTACTCGTATTCGGTGGTGCGCGGCTGCGACCGCATCGTGCCAGTGGATATTTATGTCCCGGGCTGCCCGCCGACTGCCGAGGCACTGTTGTACGGCATTATCCAGTTGCAAAACAAGATTCGCCGCACCAATACGATTGCGCGTTAA
- the tpiA gene encoding triose-phosphate isomerase, with protein MRRKLVAGNWKMNGSLVANAALLAEIKAGMALVACDVAVCVPAPYFAQCQAELAGTAIALGSQDVSAHAAGAYTGEVAVGMLQDFACRYAIVGHSERRAYHGESDEVVAQKALRALQAGVTPIVCVGETLSEREAGQTDAVVGRQLQTVLNVLDMAQVGGIVVAYEPVWAIGTGKTATPQMAQDVHLALRAKLAGKNPTAAVEVKILYGGSMKPDNAVELLAMPDIDGGLIGGAALKAADFLAIAVAAR; from the coding sequence ATGCGTCGTAAACTTGTAGCCGGTAACTGGAAAATGAATGGCAGTCTGGTTGCCAACGCTGCTTTACTGGCAGAAATCAAGGCTGGCATGGCGCTTGTTGCCTGCGATGTGGCTGTGTGCGTGCCGGCGCCTTACTTTGCGCAATGCCAGGCTGAACTTGCCGGAACGGCAATCGCCTTGGGTAGCCAGGACGTGTCGGCCCATGCGGCAGGCGCGTATACTGGTGAAGTCGCGGTCGGCATGTTGCAGGATTTTGCTTGCCGCTATGCGATCGTCGGCCATTCCGAGCGCCGTGCTTATCATGGCGAGAGCGATGAAGTGGTGGCGCAGAAGGCGCTGCGTGCGTTGCAGGCCGGCGTTACGCCTATCGTCTGCGTCGGCGAAACCTTGAGCGAGCGCGAGGCGGGCCAGACTGATGCGGTGGTTGGCCGTCAGCTGCAGACAGTACTGAATGTGCTGGATATGGCGCAGGTGGGCGGGATTGTGGTGGCGTACGAGCCGGTATGGGCAATCGGCACCGGCAAGACGGCGACGCCGCAAATGGCGCAAGATGTGCATCTGGCTCTGCGCGCCAAGCTGGCCGGGAAGAATCCCACGGCGGCAGTTGAAGTAAAGATTTTGTATGGCGGCAGCATGAAGCCGGACAACGCTGTCGAACTGCTGGCCATGCCGGATATCGACGGCGGCCTGATCGGCGGCGCGGCCTTGAAGGCAGCCGACTTCCTGGCGATTGCAGTAGCCGCCCGGTAG
- a CDS encoding NADH-quinone oxidoreductase subunit D, which yields MAEIKNYTLNFGPQHPAAHGVLRLVLELDGEVIQRADPHIGLLHRGTEKLAEQKTYLQSVPYMDRLDYVSMMCNEHGYVMAIERLLGLEVPLRAQYIRVMFDEITRLLNHLMWIGAHALDVGAMAVLLYAFREREDLMDCYEAVSGARMHAAYYRPGGVYRDLPDTMPQHKASLVRNAKAISALNENRQGSLLDFIEDFTVRFPKYVDEYETLLTDNRIWKQRLVGIGVVSPERAKAMGFTGAMLRGSGVEWDLRKKQPYEVYDLLDFDIPVGKNGDCYDRYLVRVEEMRQSNRIIKQCVEWLRNNSGPVMTTNHKVAPSSRVDMKSNMEELIHHFKLFTEGFHVPPGEAYAAVEHPKGEFGVYIVSDGANKPYRLKIRAPGFPHLQGLNEMAKGHMIADAVTIIGTQDIVFGEIDR from the coding sequence ATGGCAGAAATCAAGAACTACACGCTGAACTTCGGTCCGCAACATCCGGCCGCGCACGGCGTTTTGCGCCTGGTGCTGGAATTGGACGGCGAGGTGATCCAGCGTGCCGACCCGCATATCGGCTTGCTGCACCGTGGCACCGAAAAGCTGGCGGAACAGAAGACCTACCTGCAATCCGTACCGTACATGGATCGCCTTGACTACGTGTCGATGATGTGCAACGAGCACGGCTATGTGATGGCGATCGAACGCCTGCTGGGCCTGGAAGTGCCGCTGCGCGCCCAGTACATCCGCGTCATGTTCGATGAAATCACGCGTCTGCTGAACCACCTGATGTGGATCGGCGCGCATGCGTTGGACGTCGGTGCGATGGCGGTGCTGCTGTACGCATTCCGCGAACGCGAAGACTTGATGGATTGCTACGAAGCCGTTTCCGGCGCCCGTATGCATGCGGCTTACTACCGTCCGGGCGGCGTTTATCGCGACCTGCCGGACACCATGCCGCAGCACAAGGCTTCGCTGGTGCGCAACGCCAAGGCGATCAGCGCGCTCAATGAAAACCGCCAGGGTTCCCTGCTGGATTTCATCGAAGACTTTACCGTGCGCTTCCCGAAATACGTCGACGAATACGAAACCCTGCTGACCGACAACCGCATCTGGAAACAGCGCCTGGTCGGCATCGGCGTGGTGTCGCCAGAGCGCGCCAAGGCCATGGGCTTTACCGGCGCCATGTTGCGCGGTTCCGGCGTCGAGTGGGATCTGCGCAAGAAGCAGCCCTACGAAGTGTACGATTTGCTGGACTTCGATATCCCGGTCGGCAAGAACGGCGACTGCTATGACCGTTACCTGGTGCGCGTGGAAGAAATGCGCCAGTCCAACCGGATCATCAAGCAATGCGTAGAATGGCTGCGCAACAACAGCGGCCCGGTGATGACCACCAACCACAAGGTTGCGCCGTCGTCGCGGGTCGACATGAAATCGAACATGGAAGAGCTGATCCATCACTTCAAGCTCTTCACCGAAGGGTTCCATGTGCCGCCGGGCGAAGCGTATGCCGCAGTCGAGCATCCAAAGGGCGAGTTCGGCGTCTACATCGTCTCCGATGGCGCCAACAAGCCTTACCGCCTGAAGATCCGCGCACCTGGCTTCCCGCATCTGCAAGGTTTGAACGAAATGGCCAAGGGCCACATGATCGCCGATGCCGTCACCATCATCGGTACGCAAGACATCGTGTTCGGTGAGATTGACCGTTAA
- the nuoE gene encoding NADH-quinone oxidoreductase subunit NuoE → MLLSQDTYKKIDREVAKFPADQKQSAVMAALAIAQDEKGWLAPETMQDVADYLDMPAIAVQEVATFYNMYNTKPVGKHKISICTNLPCQLSGGDRAAEHLKHKLGIGFRETTADGQFTLVEGECMGACGDAPVLLVNNKRMCSWMSNEKIDGLIEELKK, encoded by the coding sequence ATGTTGTTAAGTCAAGATACATACAAAAAGATCGATCGCGAAGTCGCGAAATTCCCCGCCGACCAGAAACAGTCAGCGGTGATGGCCGCGCTGGCGATCGCGCAAGACGAAAAGGGCTGGCTGGCGCCGGAAACCATGCAGGATGTCGCGGATTACCTCGACATGCCAGCGATCGCGGTGCAGGAAGTCGCGACCTTTTACAATATGTACAACACCAAGCCGGTCGGCAAGCACAAGATCAGCATCTGCACCAACCTGCCATGCCAGTTGTCCGGCGGCGATCGCGCGGCGGAGCATCTGAAGCACAAGCTCGGCATCGGCTTCCGTGAAACCACGGCCGATGGCCAGTTCACGCTGGTGGAAGGCGAATGCATGGGCGCCTGCGGCGATGCGCCGGTGCTGCTGGTGAATAACAAACGCATGTGTAGCTGGATGTCGAACGAAAAGATTGACGGCTTGATCGAGGAACTGAAGAAATGA
- a CDS encoding NADH-quinone oxidoreductase subunit A has product MNLENYFPVLLFILIGIAVGVAPQLLGRILGPHRPDSQKTSPYECGFEAFEDARMKFDVRYYLVAILFILFDLETAFFFPWGVAMRDLGWQGFVTMMVFIAEFAVGFWYIWKRGALDWE; this is encoded by the coding sequence GTGAACCTCGAAAATTACTTTCCCGTCCTGCTGTTTATTCTGATCGGTATCGCGGTAGGTGTAGCACCGCAATTGCTGGGTCGGATACTGGGGCCGCATCGGCCCGATTCCCAAAAAACATCTCCTTACGAATGCGGCTTTGAAGCATTCGAAGACGCGCGCATGAAGTTCGATGTGCGTTACTACCTTGTCGCCATTTTGTTCATTTTGTTCGATCTGGAAACCGCTTTTTTCTTCCCGTGGGGGGTTGCCATGCGCGACCTCGGATGGCAGGGCTTTGTCACGATGATGGTGTTTATCGCCGAATTCGCGGTGGGCTTCTGGTACATCTGGAAACGCGGCGCTCTGGATTGGGAGTAA